From one Triticum aestivum cultivar Chinese Spring chromosome 4B, IWGSC CS RefSeq v2.1, whole genome shotgun sequence genomic stretch:
- the LOC123091099 gene encoding receptor protein kinase-like protein ZAR1: MRSLLHSSLGILLPALLLVLAASPRAAPLSPDGLALLAFKSAVTDDPTSALAAWSANDTDPCRWPGVSCVNTSSSEARVAGVAVAGKNLSGHLPPELGSLSLLRRLNLHGNRLSGAVPPALSNATSLRSVFLYDNNLTGAFPASLCDLPRLQNLDLSKNSLAGPLPPALGRCRQLQRLLLSNNGFSGHIPAAALPQMESLQLLDLSSNSLTGVIPPELGQLQALAGTLNISRNRLSGTVPLELGRLPATVTLDLSFNNLSGEIPQSGSLASQGPTAFLNNPGLCGFPLQVPCRVAPPSASSTPPPTTTGSGGSTGGPSRAMKTSLIVLISVTDAAGVALIGVIVVYIYWKLRDRRGDGDDDEEEEEGRGLFFCPCMRANTCGEYSSEGSDAGGGEKKCSGGSGGGGGEDGELVAIDKGFRMELDELLRSSAYVLGKGGKGIVYKVVVGNGTTPVAVRRLGGGTAAPERYKEFAAEAGAVGHVRHANVVRLRAYYWSPDEKLVVTDFINNGNLASALRGRSGQPSLSWSLRLRIAKGAARGLAHLHECSPRRYVHGEVKPSNILLDADYNALVSDFGLARLLTIAGCADSAGAGAGGIMGGSLPYVKPPAPDRPNAYRAPEARVPGSRPSQKSDVYSFGVLLLELLTGRSPEQASPSGSSASFSGLGAAATEGQQQQAPEIVRWVRQGFEDARPLSELADDAVLRDAGARKEVVAAFHVALGCVEADLERRPRMKAVSDSLDKIGS, encoded by the exons ATGAGGAGCCTACTGCACTCCTCACTTGGAATCCTCCTGCCGGCGCTGCTCCTGGTGCTGGCCGCGTCGCCGCGGGCGGCGCCGCTGTCGCCGGACGGGCTCGCGCTGCTGGCCTTCAAGTCCGCGGTGACCGACGACCCGACGTCGGCGCTGGCGGCGTGGTCGGCCAACGACACGGACCCGTGCCGCTGGCCGGGCGTGTCCTGCgtcaacacctcctcctccgaggCGCGCGTCGCGGGCGTGGCCGTCGCGGGGAAGAACCTCTCCGGCCACCTCCCGCCCGAGCTCGGCTCGCTGTCCTTGCTCCGCCGGCTCAACCTCCACGGCAACCGGCTGTCCGGCGCCGTCCCGCCGGCGCTCTCCAACGCCACGTCCCTGCGCTCCGTCTTCCTCTACGACAACAACCTCACCGGCGCCTTCCCGGCCTCGCTCTGCGACCTCCCGCGCCTGCAGAACCTCGACCTCTCCAAGAACTCGCTCGCCGGCCCGCTCCCGCCGGCGCTCGGGCGCTGCaggcagctgcagcggctgctcCTCTCCAACAATGGGTTCTCCGGCCACATACCGGCCGCCGCCTTGCCGCAGATGGAGAGCCTGCAGCTGCTCGACCTGTCGTCCAACTCCCTCACGGGCGTCATCCCGCCTGAGCTCGGTCAGCTCCAGGCGCTGGCCGGCACGCTCAACATCTCCCGCAACCGCCTCTCCGGCACGGTGCCGCTGGAGCTAGGACGTCTCCCGGCGACCGTCACCCTCGACCTCAGCTTCAACAacctctccggcgagatcccgcaGTCCGGGTCCCTCGCCAGCCAGGGCCCCACCGCCTTCCTCAACAACCCCGGACTCTGCGGCTTCCCGCTCCAGGTCCCCTGCCGCGTGGCCCCGCCGTCGGCATCCTCCACACCGCCTCCGACAACCACTGGCTCCGGCGGCAGCACTGGTGGACCTAGCCGGGCGATGAAGACCAGCCTCATTGTGCTCATCTCAGTCACCGACGCGGCCGGCGTCGCCCTCATCGGAGTCATCGTGGTGTACATATACTGGAAGCTGCGTGACCGGcgcggggacggcgacgacgacgaggaggaggaggaggggcgaggGCTCTTCTTCTGCCCGTGCATGCGCGCAAACACGTGCGGGGAGTACTCTTCGGAAGGGTCGGACGCCGGCGGCGGCGAGAAGAAATGCAGCGGCGGttccgggggcgggggcggcgaggacGGGGAGCTGGTGGCGATCGACAAGGGGTTCCGGATGGAGCTGGACGAGCTGCTGCGGTCGTCGGCGTACGTGCTGGGGAAGGGCGGGAAGGGGATCGTGTACAAGGTGGTGGTGGGCAACGGGACGACGCCGGTGGCCGTGCGGCGGTTGGGCGGCGGCACCGCGGCGCCGGAGCGGTACAAGGAGTTCGCGGCGGAGGCGGGCGCCGTCGGGCACGTGCGGCACGCCAACGTGGTACGCCTGCGCGCCTACTACTGGTCGCCCGACGAGAAGCTCGTCGTCACCGACTTCATCAACAACGGCAACCTCGCCTCCGCGCTGCGCG GGCGTTCCGGGCAGCCGAGCCTGTCGTGGTCGCTGCGGCTCCGCATCGCCAAGGGCGCAGCGCGCGGGCTGGCGCACCTCCACGAGTGCAGCCCCCGGCGGTACGTCCACGGCGAGGTCAAGCCTTCCAACATCCTCCTCGACGCCGACTACAACGCCCTCGTCTCCGACTTCGGCCTCGCCCGACTCCTCACCATCGCCGGCTGCGCCGACTCcgcgggcgccggcgccggcggcataATGGGCGGTTCTCTCCCGTACGTCAAGCCCCCCGCGCCGGACCGGCCCAACGCGTACCGCGCCCCCGAGGCTCGCGTGCCCGGGTCTCGCCCGAGCCAGAAGTCCGACGTCTACTCCTTCGGCGTCCTGCTGCTGGAGCTGCTCACCGGGCGGTCGCCCGAGCAGGCGTCGCCCTCCGGCTCCTCCGCGTCCTTCTCGGGGCttggcgccgccgccaccgagggACAGCAGCAGCAAGCACCAGAGATCGTGAGGTGGGTGCGACAGGGGTTCGAGGACGCGCGGCCGCTGTCGGAGCTGGCCGACGACGCCGTGCTGCGGGACGCCGGCGCGCGCAAAGAGGTGGTGGCCGCGTTCCACGTCGCGCTAGGGTGCGTCGAGGCCGACCTAGAGCGGCGGCCGCGGATGAAGGCCGTCTCCGACAGCCTCGACAAGATTGGGTCATGA